The stretch of DNA CGGAGACGACCTGGGCCGCGAATGCGATCCCGGCCTCTGACACAAGTTTGCGCCTGGCTGAAGATGCGGTGGCCAGCACGATCGGACGTCTGAGTTCGATGCAAGACATTATTCGCATCAATTGGGGGATGAATCGTCTTTGTTCGAATCCATCTTCGACTTCGCTATCAGCCGATCGATCACCAAAGCTATCTCGGTATGGTCGGTGAGCTTTTCAAGATAACCCGATATTCCGTAAGTGTCATTCGTCTGCATGCCGTTGGCCTTGGGCACAGCGGTGAGAACCAGTATCGGAGTTCCTCTCAGGGATTCGTCATTCTTGACGGCGTTGCAGAAATCGTAACCGTTGAACTTGGGCATCATGAGGTCGAGGATCACGAGATCGTATCCGCCCTTTTTGAGCTTCTCCAGCGCCTCCGCGCCATCGCGCGCCTTTGTGACGGCGTATCCCTTGTAGTCGAGCCAGTCGCCGAACACGTCGAGGAAGTCCTTTTCGTCGTCCACAAGCAATATTCTGTTCGGCATTAGAGCCCCTTGGTTTTTTCAATACAAACTATATCACCCGGCGGCCTGCGTTACAAGCAGAGCTCTTGAAATCTAAGACACACCTCC from bacterium encodes:
- a CDS encoding response regulator; this encodes MPNRILLVDDEKDFLDVFGDWLDYKGYAVTKARDGAEALEKLKKGGYDLVILDLMMPKFNGYDFCNAVKNDESLRGTPILVLTAVPKANGMQTNDTYGISGYLEKLTDHTEIALVIDRLIAKSKMDSNKDDSSPN